The following coding sequences lie in one Brevibacterium marinum genomic window:
- a CDS encoding ThiF family adenylyltransferase, whose protein sequence is MSGHALRPADTARYARQIRLNGFGPQSQAALLRSHVLVIGAGGLGSPVLTYLAAAGVGRISILDPDTVELSNLHRQFIHSEASVGARKVDSAKDSITELNSSLDIVTYPMLLTPDNALELVGTADVVIDGSDNFATRYLANDACEILDKPLVWGTILGFDGQVAVFDTTRGATLRDLYPVVPAPGSVPDCATAGVLGALCGSIGSAMAMETIKVLTGIGTPLYNAVAIHSSLETSWETIPVGRIPDREPVTDLEPAMEPEGRLGDDASARPGADGGDPAPTLTWTDLAPGTHLIDIRETDEVSAGMVSGAEHVPMDELIADPGRIDGHGAVALYCRSGARSARACAQLRALGRQVSSVSGGYLAYLSLPR, encoded by the coding sequence ATGTCAGGACATGCTCTTCGCCCCGCGGACACGGCCCGCTATGCGCGCCAGATCCGCCTCAACGGTTTCGGCCCGCAGTCCCAGGCCGCACTCCTGAGATCCCACGTGCTCGTCATCGGGGCCGGCGGGCTCGGGTCCCCGGTCCTGACCTATCTGGCGGCGGCCGGGGTCGGTCGGATCAGCATCCTCGATCCCGACACGGTCGAGCTGAGCAATCTGCACCGACAGTTCATCCATTCCGAAGCCAGCGTCGGTGCGAGGAAGGTCGACTCCGCGAAGGACTCGATCACCGAACTCAATTCGAGCCTCGACATCGTCACCTACCCGATGCTGCTGACACCGGACAATGCGCTCGAGCTCGTCGGAACCGCTGACGTCGTCATCGACGGCAGTGACAACTTCGCGACCAGATACCTGGCCAACGACGCCTGCGAAATCCTCGACAAACCCCTCGTCTGGGGGACCATCCTCGGCTTCGATGGGCAGGTGGCGGTCTTCGACACCACACGCGGGGCGACACTGCGCGACCTCTACCCGGTCGTTCCCGCTCCGGGCTCGGTCCCGGACTGCGCCACGGCGGGTGTGCTCGGGGCACTGTGCGGCAGCATCGGCTCAGCCATGGCGATGGAGACGATCAAGGTCCTCACCGGCATCGGCACGCCACTGTACAACGCGGTCGCCATCCACAGCAGCCTGGAGACGAGCTGGGAGACGATCCCCGTGGGGCGGATCCCGGACCGGGAACCCGTCACGGACCTGGAGCCTGCCATGGAGCCCGAGGGTCGCCTCGGCGATGACGCTTCCGCGCGACCCGGGGCCGATGGCGGGGATCCGGCACCCACACTGACGTGGACGGACCTGGCCCCCGGCACTCACCTCATCGACATCAGGGAGACCGACGAGGTGAGTGCCGGCATGGTCTCCGGAGCAGAACACGTGCCCATGGACGAACTGATCGCCGACCCCGGCAGAATCGACGGGCATGGCGCGGTGGCGCTGTACTGCCGGTCGGGGGCACGCTCGGCCAGAGCATGTGCACAGCTGCGCGCCCTGGGACGGCAGGTCAGTTCGGTCTCCGGCGGATATCTCGCGTATCTGTCACTACCGCGCTGA
- a CDS encoding molybdopterin-binding protein, with the protein MEPEEYCDRLIASIPNRTVETVPVAAALGRTAAEDVIAETPIPAFATSAMDGFALDESALHRARDGAEVVVSGDIPAGSVPMATTPGTAVRVMTGAQVPTSAEVVVPVEITDAPRTGPAPNRILVSSLPSPQRPGWNIRAVGEDTREGEAVIFAGDTIGPAGVGTLAMLGLASVRVERALTIGLIVTGDELSCDPTGTDDRIGLSGPDRLGEPEQPFVHNSNLPMLGSAIANLGAVPVERSCGDDPGAFLTILKELQGQVDLIITTGGISAGAFEVVRQALEGEHSTFLRLAQRPGGPQGHGRFGTTALLHFPGTPTGALLSFHLFGRSLIEARPLRARWRTAVFAGDEVIGHEKAMSLVPGRFTADGDVEAATRSRLRDFAGADVIIRLPRHPQVIRRGDAIAVLDCR; encoded by the coding sequence GTGGAACCCGAGGAATACTGCGATCGCCTCATCGCCTCAATCCCGAATCGCACCGTGGAGACGGTTCCCGTCGCTGCGGCCCTCGGGAGGACCGCCGCCGAAGACGTGATCGCCGAAACGCCGATCCCCGCCTTCGCCACCTCGGCGATGGACGGCTTCGCCCTCGACGAATCCGCTCTGCACCGGGCCCGGGACGGCGCCGAGGTGGTCGTGAGCGGAGATATCCCCGCCGGAAGCGTGCCGATGGCCACCACGCCCGGCACAGCGGTGCGAGTCATGACCGGGGCACAGGTTCCCACCTCCGCCGAGGTGGTCGTCCCTGTCGAAATCACCGACGCACCCCGCACCGGTCCGGCCCCGAACCGCATCCTCGTCTCCTCCCTGCCCAGCCCACAGCGGCCCGGCTGGAACATCAGGGCAGTGGGAGAGGACACGCGGGAAGGCGAAGCCGTCATCTTCGCCGGAGACACGATCGGCCCAGCCGGAGTGGGTACGCTGGCGATGCTGGGGTTGGCGAGCGTGAGGGTCGAACGAGCGCTGACCATCGGACTCATCGTCACCGGCGACGAGTTGAGCTGCGATCCGACCGGCACGGACGACCGCATCGGCCTCAGCGGCCCGGACCGGCTTGGCGAGCCCGAGCAGCCATTCGTCCACAACTCGAATCTGCCCATGCTCGGCTCCGCGATCGCGAATCTCGGTGCGGTGCCCGTCGAACGCAGCTGCGGGGACGATCCCGGGGCCTTCTTGACGATTCTCAAGGAGCTCCAGGGCCAAGTCGATCTCATCATCACCACCGGCGGCATCAGCGCGGGAGCCTTCGAAGTCGTGCGGCAGGCACTCGAGGGCGAGCACTCGACCTTCCTGCGCCTCGCGCAGCGTCCCGGCGGACCGCAGGGCCACGGCCGGTTCGGCACCACCGCGCTGCTGCACTTTCCCGGCACACCGACGGGGGCGCTCCTGTCCTTCCACCTCTTCGGGCGATCTCTGATCGAGGCCCGTCCTCTGCGTGCACGGTGGCGCACAGCCGTGTTCGCCGGTGACGAGGTCATCGGTCACGAGAAGGCGATGAGCCTCGTCCCGGGACGCTTCACCGCAGACGGAGACGTCGAGGCGGCGACGCGGTCACGACTGCGTGACTTCGCGGGAGCCGACGTCATCATCCGTCTTCCTCGTCATCCGCAGGTCATTCGTCGAGGCGATGCCATCGCCGTCCTCGACTGCCGATGA
- the moaA gene encoding GTP 3',8-cyclase MoaA yields MRKISLPTPVLRTPTVDPGETFTGHQEDSLLDTFDRRARDLRISLTDFCNLRCSYCMPEEGVEFMSRDTAMTAEEIVRFVRIGVEKFGVDQVRFTGGEPLTRKDVADIIAGVAGLEPRPNIALTTNAIGLDKRAAALRDAGLDRINVSLDTVDDETFREITRRPFLSRVLEGIEGAQSAGLDPVKVNAVLLPGVNDHQAPDLLRWCIDRGLKLRFIEQMPLDAGHSWERGTMITAADIFALLEPQFVLTPDSAPRNGAPAEKFLVADRQEPETIIGDVGIIASVTRPFCADCTRTRLTAEGRVRTCLFSHTEVDLLTAMRDGAGDDAIANLWKGAHWNKLAGHGMDSDSFEQPQRPMSAIGG; encoded by the coding sequence ATGCGGAAAATCAGCCTGCCCACACCCGTGCTGAGAACTCCGACCGTGGATCCGGGCGAGACATTCACGGGGCATCAGGAGGATTCGCTCCTGGACACCTTCGACCGTCGTGCCCGCGATCTGCGGATTTCGCTGACCGATTTCTGCAATCTGAGGTGCAGCTACTGCATGCCCGAGGAGGGTGTGGAGTTCATGTCCCGCGATACGGCGATGACCGCCGAGGAGATCGTCCGCTTCGTGCGCATCGGCGTCGAGAAGTTCGGCGTCGACCAGGTCCGCTTCACCGGTGGAGAGCCGTTGACCCGCAAGGACGTCGCCGACATCATCGCCGGGGTCGCCGGACTCGAGCCGCGACCCAACATCGCGCTGACGACGAACGCGATCGGTCTCGACAAGCGTGCTGCGGCGCTGCGTGATGCCGGGCTCGATCGCATCAACGTCTCCCTCGACACCGTCGACGACGAGACCTTCCGGGAGATCACCCGACGACCGTTCCTGTCCCGCGTCCTCGAAGGCATCGAAGGAGCACAGTCGGCCGGTTTGGACCCGGTCAAGGTCAATGCAGTGCTCCTCCCCGGGGTCAATGACCACCAGGCCCCCGACCTGCTGCGCTGGTGCATCGATCGTGGCCTCAAGCTGCGCTTCATCGAGCAGATGCCACTCGACGCCGGCCATTCCTGGGAGCGCGGCACCATGATCACTGCGGCGGACATCTTCGCCCTCCTCGAACCCCAGTTCGTCCTCACACCGGATTCCGCCCCGCGCAACGGTGCACCGGCGGAGAAGTTCCTCGTCGCAGACAGACAGGAGCCGGAGACGATCATCGGCGATGTCGGCATCATCGCCTCGGTGACGCGACCGTTCTGTGCCGACTGCACCCGCACCCGCCTGACGGCGGAGGGGCGCGTGCGCACCTGCCTGTTCTCGCACACGGAGGTGGATCTGCTCACCGCCATGCGCGATGGCGCCGGCGACGACGCGATCGCGAACCTGTGGAAGGGCGCGCATTGGAACAAGCTCGCCGGACACGGCATGGACTCCGACAGCTTCGAACAGCCCCAACGACCCATGAGCGCAATCGGAGGATAA
- a CDS encoding ABC transporter permease — MTHRSHSAVPTWVWIPAGLGIAFLLVPIIGMITRIDPGHLGEVIIAPESRVAMGISLLTSIIAALVCVLIGFPLGHLMATRTFRGQKVVRTLILLPLVLPPVVSGLALLYTWGRAAFLGSLLTGLGLGLAYTTSAVVFAQIFVSLPFMVMSVETAVSARGQDFELAAAELGATPNRVFFHITLPLLRQGIMTGAVLCFARALGEFGATLTFAGSLSGVTRTMPLQIYLVRESDPQSAIALSLLLIVVALVIIVLAYRSPHSPKLRSPGAKGPQEGASRLRAPRPTSSADTTVTDVSTTVGPSTGEASASTIRLTAAVPERSLGVDLTVPAGSTTALIGRNGAGKSSLFQLITGAIAAESGALHIGDDTIFDLAADTWPPVHARGIVHLAQNPLLFPHLSVIDNVAFGLRAHGHRGDQARTIAQDMLDSLGVGDCAHRGPGAVSGGQAARIALARALVIDPKLLLLDEPLAALDVDVKIETRRVLGHVLAGRSAVIITHDVADVTALASTLVLVDSGAIAFKAPVGDVEQKLLADGASTPGHDFLDSFCAADGEGILCSQSHRSD; from the coding sequence ATGACGCACCGCAGCCACTCCGCAGTCCCGACATGGGTCTGGATTCCCGCCGGGCTCGGCATCGCCTTCCTCCTCGTCCCCATCATCGGAATGATCACACGGATCGATCCCGGCCACCTCGGCGAGGTCATCATTGCCCCCGAGTCTCGTGTGGCGATGGGGATCTCGCTGCTGACATCCATCATCGCGGCTCTGGTCTGCGTGCTCATCGGATTCCCCCTGGGCCACCTGATGGCCACGCGCACCTTCCGTGGGCAGAAGGTCGTTCGAACCCTCATCCTGCTGCCCCTCGTCCTGCCGCCCGTGGTCAGCGGCCTCGCTCTGCTCTACACCTGGGGGCGGGCCGCGTTCCTCGGCTCACTGCTCACGGGCCTGGGCCTGGGCCTGGCCTATACGACGTCGGCGGTCGTCTTCGCGCAGATCTTCGTCTCACTGCCATTCATGGTCATGTCCGTCGAGACGGCGGTCTCCGCCCGTGGCCAGGACTTCGAGCTCGCGGCGGCCGAACTCGGCGCCACACCCAACCGCGTGTTCTTCCATATCACCCTCCCGCTTCTGCGTCAGGGCATCATGACCGGCGCGGTCCTCTGCTTCGCCCGCGCGCTGGGGGAGTTCGGGGCGACCCTGACGTTCGCCGGCTCGCTGTCGGGGGTGACCCGGACGATGCCGCTGCAGATCTATCTCGTCCGCGAATCCGATCCACAGTCGGCAATCGCCCTGTCCCTGCTGCTCATCGTCGTGGCGCTCGTCATCATCGTCCTCGCCTATCGTTCGCCCCATTCACCCAAGTTGCGCTCCCCAGGGGCGAAGGGCCCACAAGAGGGTGCCTCACGATTACGGGCACCACGGCCGACATCGTCGGCCGACACAACGGTCACAGACGTCTCGACGACCGTCGGGCCGAGCACGGGCGAGGCGAGCGCGTCGACGATTCGGCTCACCGCAGCTGTGCCCGAGCGCAGCCTCGGCGTCGACCTCACCGTTCCGGCCGGGTCGACGACGGCGCTGATCGGACGCAACGGTGCCGGGAAGTCGAGCCTGTTCCAGCTCATCACGGGCGCGATAGCCGCCGAATCCGGTGCCCTGCACATCGGCGATGACACGATCTTCGACCTCGCGGCCGATACGTGGCCACCTGTCCACGCTCGCGGCATCGTCCACCTGGCGCAGAATCCGCTCCTGTTCCCACACCTGAGTGTCATCGACAACGTGGCGTTCGGACTCCGGGCTCACGGGCACCGAGGCGATCAGGCGCGTACGATCGCCCAGGACATGCTCGACAGCCTCGGAGTCGGCGACTGCGCGCATCGTGGGCCCGGGGCCGTGTCCGGGGGGCAGGCGGCCAGGATCGCTCTGGCCCGGGCACTGGTCATCGACCCGAAGCTCCTGCTGCTCGACGAGCCGCTGGCAGCGCTCGATGTCGACGTCAAGATCGAGACCAGACGGGTGCTCGGGCACGTCCTCGCCGGTCGCAGCGCCGTCATCATCACCCATGACGTCGCCGACGTCACCGCTCTGGCCTCGACGCTGGTGCTCGTCGACTCCGGGGCGATCGCCTTCAAAGCACCGGTGGGAGACGTCGAGCAGAAGCTCCTCGCTGATGGTGCGAGCACACCGGGCCACGATTTCCTCGACAGCTTTTGCGCCGCGGACGGAGAAGGAATACTGTGCAGTCAGTCACATCGATCAGATTGA
- a CDS encoding MoaD/ThiS family protein, whose product MPQIRVRFFAAAREAFGTRECSTAATTLGDLVTALNEGAGTEASTVLGRSSFLVNAIATTDRDVTLNEGDTVDVLPPFAGG is encoded by the coding sequence GTGCCGCAGATCAGAGTCCGCTTCTTCGCTGCCGCACGAGAGGCCTTCGGCACCAGGGAATGCAGCACCGCAGCCACCACCCTCGGGGATCTTGTCACAGCGCTGAACGAGGGGGCCGGCACGGAGGCGAGCACCGTCCTCGGTCGGTCGAGTTTCCTCGTCAACGCCATCGCGACCACCGATCGTGACGTGACCTTGAACGAGGGCGACACCGTCGACGTGCTCCCACCCTTCGCCGGCGGCTGA
- the moaC gene encoding cyclic pyranopterin monophosphate synthase MoaC, with the protein MNLSHIDDTGTAQMVDVGDKDVTKRRASATALITTRAEVIDMIAEAGLPKGDALPVARIAAVMGAKRTSDLIPLCHPLPLTGIDVDFELLDDAVRINGAVKTVSKTGVEMEALTAVSIAALTIFDMIKAVDNQAIIGDIKVVGKSGGRSGDWSRDA; encoded by the coding sequence ATGAACCTCTCGCACATCGACGACACCGGAACCGCCCAGATGGTCGACGTCGGCGACAAGGACGTGACCAAGCGTCGCGCCTCGGCCACAGCACTCATCACGACACGAGCCGAGGTCATCGATATGATCGCCGAGGCGGGCCTGCCCAAGGGTGATGCCCTGCCCGTGGCCCGCATCGCCGCCGTCATGGGCGCCAAGCGCACCAGCGACCTCATCCCGCTGTGCCATCCGCTGCCGCTGACGGGCATCGACGTCGACTTCGAACTGCTCGACGACGCGGTCCGCATCAACGGGGCGGTCAAGACTGTGTCGAAGACCGGGGTCGAGATGGAGGCGCTGACGGCCGTGTCCATCGCGGCCTTGACCATATTCGACATGATCAAGGCCGTCGACAATCAGGCGATCATCGGCGATATCAAGGTGGTCGGAAAGTCGGGCGGACGCAGCGGGGACTGGAGCCGGGACGCATGA
- a CDS encoding AMP-binding protein, translating to MAELSYSSGPSNTPLLGQTIPAHIKATADAHASEPALVDRHSDRRWTYAEFDHDTDALAIGLLERGVKKGDRVGIWAQNVAEWALIQYATAKIGAILVNVNPAYRSHELEYVAKQSGMTLLVSQISAPPHSDYHGIATEVAAKVPGLELVFIDTVPADILGEVSIGERESFAHLIGTGRELLEDRSAKYSVRLQQVMDELSSDDPINIQYTSGTTGFPKGVTLSHHNILNNGFFIGELLSYSSRDVVVLPVPYYHCFGMVIGNLAALSHGSTIVLPSPGFDPLASLRAVTEERATSLYGVPTMFIAELEHPEFSGFDLSTLRTGVMAGSPCPVNVMRRVIDDMNMDEVAICYGMTETAPVSTMTRVDDTLEARTQTVGRVMPHLEVKIADPVTGQTVPRGQKGELCTRGYSVMLGYWEEPEKTAEAIDAARWMHTGDLAIMDDEGYVDISGRIKDMVIRGGENVYPREIEEFLYHHPSIRDVQVVGVADEKYGEELMAWVILKDGFEALTAAEVKEFCSGKLAHFKIPRYVEVRESFPMTVSGKIRKVELRDEGERIIQTATSP from the coding sequence GTGGCAGAGCTTTCCTATTCCTCAGGTCCGTCGAACACACCGTTGCTGGGCCAGACGATCCCCGCACATATCAAGGCGACAGCGGATGCTCACGCGAGCGAACCCGCCCTCGTCGATCGTCATTCCGACCGTCGGTGGACCTACGCCGAGTTCGATCACGACACCGATGCTTTGGCGATCGGGCTGCTCGAACGCGGGGTGAAGAAGGGCGACCGAGTCGGGATCTGGGCCCAGAACGTCGCGGAATGGGCTCTGATCCAATATGCCACGGCGAAGATCGGCGCGATCCTCGTCAACGTCAACCCGGCCTATCGCAGCCACGAACTCGAGTACGTGGCGAAGCAGTCGGGCATGACCCTCCTCGTCTCCCAGATCTCGGCTCCTCCGCACTCGGACTACCATGGGATCGCGACCGAGGTTGCGGCGAAGGTGCCCGGGCTGGAACTCGTCTTCATCGACACGGTCCCGGCGGACATCCTCGGCGAAGTCTCGATCGGTGAACGTGAGTCCTTCGCCCATCTCATCGGGACAGGGCGAGAGCTTCTTGAGGATCGGAGTGCGAAGTACTCCGTGCGTCTGCAGCAGGTCATGGACGAGCTCTCGAGCGATGACCCGATCAACATCCAGTACACGTCCGGGACCACAGGCTTCCCCAAGGGAGTGACGCTCAGCCACCACAACATCCTCAACAACGGCTTCTTCATCGGCGAACTGCTCTCATATTCGTCGCGGGACGTCGTCGTCCTCCCTGTTCCCTACTACCACTGCTTCGGCATGGTCATCGGCAACCTCGCGGCACTGAGCCACGGCTCGACCATCGTCCTGCCCTCTCCGGGCTTCGACCCGCTGGCCAGTCTGCGCGCCGTGACCGAGGAGAGAGCGACATCACTCTACGGTGTGCCGACGATGTTCATCGCCGAACTCGAGCATCCGGAGTTCTCCGGATTCGATCTCAGCACCCTGCGCACCGGCGTCATGGCCGGGTCCCCGTGCCCGGTCAATGTGATGCGTCGTGTCATCGACGACATGAACATGGACGAGGTCGCCATCTGCTATGGCATGACCGAGACCGCTCCGGTCTCGACCATGACCCGCGTCGACGACACCCTCGAGGCGCGCACGCAGACGGTCGGTCGGGTCATGCCCCACCTCGAGGTCAAGATCGCCGACCCCGTTACCGGCCAGACAGTCCCGCGGGGGCAGAAGGGCGAACTGTGCACCCGAGGATACTCGGTCATGCTCGGCTACTGGGAGGAGCCGGAGAAAACCGCCGAGGCGATCGATGCGGCTCGTTGGATGCACACCGGTGACCTCGCGATCATGGACGACGAGGGATACGTCGACATCTCCGGGCGGATCAAGGACATGGTGATCCGGGGTGGCGAGAACGTCTACCCGCGTGAGATCGAGGAGTTCCTCTACCACCACCCGTCCATCCGGGACGTCCAGGTCGTCGGCGTCGCCGACGAGAAGTACGGCGAAGAGCTCATGGCCTGGGTGATCCTCAAGGACGGATTCGAGGCGCTCACCGCTGCAGAGGTCAAGGAGTTCTGCTCCGGTAAACTCGCCCACTTCAAGATTCCACGCTATGTCGAGGTCCGCGAATCCTTCCCGATGACGGTGTCGGGCAAGATCCGCAAGGTCGAGCTGCGCGACGAGGGGGAGAGGATCATCCAGACCGCGACCTCACCCTGA
- a CDS encoding TOBE domain-containing protein, whose translation MNRLRINDAARFLGVSDDTIRRWVHDGRLTQGKDSSNRAVVDGRELVALAQSGSEALEDPTGVVSSARNRFTGLVTDVVIDGVMAQVNLQCGPFRVVSLMSAEACSQLELEPGSLATASVKATMVSIDTAADR comes from the coding sequence GTGAACCGGCTGCGCATCAACGATGCGGCCCGTTTCCTCGGTGTCAGCGATGACACCATCCGACGCTGGGTCCATGACGGCAGGCTCACCCAAGGCAAGGACTCGTCCAACCGCGCGGTCGTCGACGGTCGAGAGCTCGTGGCCCTGGCCCAGTCCGGGTCGGAGGCGCTCGAGGACCCGACCGGAGTCGTCAGCTCCGCGCGCAATCGGTTCACCGGCCTGGTCACCGATGTGGTCATCGACGGTGTGATGGCTCAGGTGAACCTCCAGTGCGGACCGTTCCGGGTGGTGTCATTGATGTCGGCCGAGGCCTGTTCGCAGCTCGAACTCGAACCGGGCAGCCTCGCCACGGCCTCGGTGAAGGCGACGATGGTCTCGATCGACACGGCCGCCGACCGCTGA
- the modA gene encoding molybdate ABC transporter substrate-binding protein, with protein sequence MKFLSAACILALLSLTACSTGSDSDSESGKTTLTVFAAASLTDVFADVAEEFNSTEPDIEVKFSFAGSSDLVAQISEGAPADVIATADEATMDTLAGDELLAGAPEIFASNTLTLAVPEGNPEDIETSNDFTGKDLVVCAPQVPCGAATNKWAKQNQVSLDPVSEENSVTDVLGKVSSGQADAGIVYVTDVARADSAVEQVELDGAEKVVNRYPAAAVGASENTKEADAFIRFLRSEKAARLLEDAGFSTP encoded by the coding sequence ATGAAGTTTCTATCCGCAGCCTGCATCCTCGCCCTGCTCTCACTGACCGCCTGTTCCACAGGTTCCGATTCCGACTCAGAGTCGGGGAAGACGACACTGACCGTCTTCGCCGCGGCCTCACTGACGGACGTCTTCGCCGATGTCGCCGAGGAGTTCAACAGCACAGAACCGGATATCGAGGTGAAGTTCTCCTTCGCCGGATCCTCGGACCTCGTCGCCCAGATCTCCGAAGGAGCCCCCGCGGATGTCATCGCCACCGCCGACGAGGCGACCATGGACACTCTGGCCGGGGATGAGCTGCTGGCCGGTGCGCCCGAGATCTTCGCATCGAACACTCTCACTCTGGCCGTGCCCGAGGGCAACCCGGAGGACATCGAGACCTCGAACGACTTCACGGGCAAGGACCTCGTCGTCTGCGCCCCGCAGGTTCCGTGCGGGGCGGCCACGAACAAGTGGGCCAAGCAGAATCAAGTGAGTCTCGACCCCGTCAGCGAAGAGAACTCGGTCACCGACGTGCTCGGCAAGGTCAGCTCCGGTCAGGCCGATGCGGGCATCGTCTACGTCACAGACGTCGCCCGAGCCGACTCGGCGGTCGAACAGGTCGAACTCGACGGAGCCGAAAAGGTCGTCAACAGGTACCCGGCTGCCGCGGTCGGAGCGAGTGAGAACACGAAGGAAGCCGATGCGTTCATCCGATTCCTCAGATCCGAGAAGGCCGCGCGACTGCTCGAGGACGCCGGATTCTCCACACCCTGA
- a CDS encoding molybdenum cofactor biosynthesis protein MoaE — protein sequence MNVIRTDIVETPISTANLETDVLTRTCGAVVSFSGVIRDHDDGRGVQRLTYESHPVAPAQIAEVAAEIAAKHPAVRLSVVHRVGGLEIGDVALAAVVASPHRRDSFEACSELVDEVKARVAIWKHQFFADGDDEWVGALE from the coding sequence ATGAACGTCATCCGCACCGACATCGTCGAGACCCCCATCAGCACGGCCAACCTCGAGACTGATGTCCTCACGCGCACCTGCGGCGCCGTCGTCAGCTTCTCCGGCGTCATCCGCGACCACGACGACGGACGCGGAGTCCAGCGCCTGACCTATGAGTCCCACCCGGTGGCGCCGGCCCAGATCGCCGAGGTGGCCGCCGAGATCGCGGCGAAGCACCCGGCCGTACGGCTGTCCGTCGTCCACCGCGTCGGGGGCCTCGAGATCGGCGACGTCGCCCTGGCCGCTGTCGTCGCCTCACCCCATCGTCGGGACTCCTTCGAAGCGTGCTCGGAGCTCGTCGACGAGGTCAAGGCCCGAGTCGCAATCTGGAAGCACCAGTTCTTCGCCGACGGCGACGACGAGTGGGTCGGAGCCCTCGAGTGA
- a CDS encoding molybdopterin molybdotransferase MoeA: MTTAMMHRQRVFETISPLLDTRSVPIGELLDTPRRLAASVDSPIDVPGFDNSSMDGYAVAASTLRTAAQKQEQDPQGIHQTVYGPIPVRGRVAAGAMGAEAAAGTAVEIMTGAPLPAGTDTVIAIEATDPAEFAAPEITITLPTTESGPQPGAFVRSRGSDVGAGTTVLTSGLMLSPAHLGIAAACGITELQVRTLPRVLVVSTGDEITADAAAGIHDANSVTLGAGLRRLGVDTTIITVPDDPQALLDAVRAADCELVVSTGGISKGAHEVVKLAADLDPESMMVFEPIAMQPGGPQGCGRLAGSAWVALPGNPVSALISFEMFIRPVLLGLGVDEEPRETEYHRLRGGFDEAPPSSKLQVRRAVLAEEGLEFVGGSRSHLLHSYARSTHLVFIPPTDPAPDANDVHTGEGDKLKTWKIT; encoded by the coding sequence ATGACTACCGCCATGATGCATCGTCAGCGTGTCTTCGAGACGATTTCTCCGCTCCTCGACACGCGGTCTGTGCCGATCGGCGAACTCCTCGACACACCGCGTCGGCTTGCGGCCAGTGTCGACTCACCGATCGACGTCCCCGGTTTCGACAACTCGAGCATGGACGGATATGCCGTGGCCGCCTCCACCCTACGCACTGCGGCGCAGAAGCAGGAGCAGGATCCGCAAGGGATCCACCAGACGGTCTATGGACCGATTCCGGTCCGCGGCAGAGTCGCCGCCGGCGCAATGGGCGCCGAGGCGGCAGCCGGCACCGCAGTCGAGATCATGACGGGAGCGCCACTGCCTGCAGGCACGGATACCGTCATCGCCATCGAAGCCACAGACCCAGCAGAGTTCGCAGCACCGGAGATCACCATCACTCTGCCGACCACAGAGTCGGGCCCGCAACCCGGCGCATTCGTCCGATCGCGCGGCAGCGACGTCGGGGCCGGGACCACGGTGCTGACGTCCGGTCTGATGCTGAGTCCGGCCCACCTCGGCATCGCCGCGGCCTGCGGCATCACGGAACTTCAGGTCCGGACTCTGCCGCGTGTGCTCGTCGTGAGCACCGGGGATGAGATCACAGCCGATGCGGCCGCCGGGATCCACGATGCCAACTCGGTGACTCTGGGGGCCGGCCTGCGGCGCCTGGGCGTCGACACGACGATCATCACGGTGCCCGATGACCCGCAGGCGCTGCTCGACGCGGTCCGCGCCGCCGACTGCGAGCTCGTCGTCTCCACCGGAGGCATCTCCAAGGGCGCGCACGAAGTCGTCAAACTCGCCGCCGACCTCGACCCGGAGTCGATGATGGTCTTCGAACCCATCGCCATGCAGCCGGGAGGACCGCAGGGCTGCGGACGACTGGCCGGAAGCGCGTGGGTGGCTCTGCCCGGCAACCCGGTCAGCGCCCTGATCAGCTTCGAGATGTTCATCCGTCCGGTTCTGCTGGGACTCGGCGTCGACGAAGAGCCCCGCGAGACCGAATACCACCGACTGCGCGGGGGATTCGACGAAGCACCGCCGAGCTCGAAGCTGCAGGTGCGGCGGGCCGTCCTGGCCGAGGAAGGTCTCGAGTTCGTCGGCGGATCACGTTCGCATCTGCTCCACAGCTACGCCCGGAGCACCCACCTGGTCTTCATCCCGCCCACGGATCCGGCCCCCGACGCGAACGATGTGCATACCGGGGAAGGCGATAAGCTGAAGACGTGGAAGATCACATGA